The following proteins are encoded in a genomic region of Proteiniborus sp. DW1:
- a CDS encoding protein arginine kinase encodes MISWLEGEGKEKDVVLSSRVRLARNMEDIRFPHLMTVPEAKKVIESVKDAIITDNTDNDFELYEIEKLSPLQRSIYVEKHIISPSLLEKPNLSAFLLRKDERVTIMMNEEDHIRIQVLLPGLNIEEGWKIGNEIDDILESSIRYGFDERYGYMTCCPTNLGTGLRASVMVHLPGLVLTGYINQVLQAVSQIGLTVRGLYGEGSSALGNLFQISNQTTLGESEEDIMGKLRGIVLQIITKERYAMLSLLNNRKVEIEDKVFRSLGILQNSRIISSKESMELLSNVRLGINMGILKGVDLNTINNLMIETQPANIQNKSEHELTVTERDIKRSEIIREKIKM; translated from the coding sequence ATGATTAGCTGGTTAGAAGGAGAAGGAAAAGAAAAGGATGTAGTCCTAAGTAGTAGAGTAAGACTTGCTAGAAATATGGAAGATATTAGATTTCCACATTTAATGACTGTACCAGAAGCAAAAAAGGTAATAGAAAGTGTCAAAGATGCAATAATTACTGATAATACAGACAATGATTTTGAATTATATGAAATAGAGAAATTATCTCCACTGCAAAGAAGTATATATGTGGAAAAACATATAATAAGTCCAAGTTTATTAGAAAAACCTAACTTAAGTGCATTTTTGCTGAGAAAAGATGAAAGAGTCACTATTATGATGAATGAAGAGGATCATATAAGAATCCAAGTACTACTTCCTGGACTTAATATTGAGGAAGGTTGGAAGATAGGTAATGAAATAGACGATATACTAGAATCTAGTATTAGATATGGCTTTGATGAAAGATATGGCTATATGACATGCTGCCCAACTAATCTAGGAACAGGTCTCAGGGCATCAGTAATGGTGCACTTACCAGGCCTTGTATTAACAGGTTATATAAATCAAGTTCTTCAAGCGGTTAGTCAAATAGGTCTAACAGTTAGAGGGCTCTATGGTGAAGGTAGTAGTGCTCTAGGCAACCTATTCCAAATATCTAATCAAACTACACTGGGAGAAAGTGAAGAAGACATAATGGGGAAGCTTAGAGGTATTGTCCTTCAAATAATTACAAAAGAAAGATATGCCATGCTAAGCCTCTTAAATAATAGAAAAGTTGAAATTGAAGACAAGGTGTTTAGATCACTTGGTATACTACAAAATTCTAGGATAATTTCTTCTAAAGAGAGCATGGAGTTATTATCTAATGTCAGATTGGGAATTAATATGGGCATTTTAAAAGGTGTGGACTTAAACACTATCAATAATCTCATGATAGAGACTCAGCCTGCAAACATACAAAACAAGTCAGAACATGAATTGACTGTTACTGAAAGGGATATAAAAAGATCAGAGATAATCAGAGAAAAGATCAAGATGTAG
- a CDS encoding UvrB/UvrC motif-containing protein has translation MLCEECGKNHATVHMKKIVNNNVTESHLCEECAKKNNSFSFDTSFSIQNILAGLIDSSYDGPIKIEQIKSLACDNCGLTYGKFRQIGKFGCSKCYATFREKLVPLIKNIHGHDSHAGKIPKKAGKNINAKKMIDKLKMELDLAVNKEEFEKAAQLRDRIKDIQMKLERSSD, from the coding sequence ATGCTTTGTGAAGAATGTGGAAAAAATCATGCGACTGTTCACATGAAAAAAATAGTCAATAATAATGTAACCGAATCACATTTGTGTGAAGAGTGTGCTAAAAAGAACAATAGTTTTAGTTTTGACACATCATTTTCCATACAAAATATTTTGGCTGGGCTTATTGATAGCTCATATGACGGGCCTATAAAGATTGAACAGATTAAGTCATTAGCCTGTGATAACTGCGGATTAACATATGGGAAGTTTAGACAAATAGGTAAGTTTGGCTGTAGTAAATGTTATGCCACCTTTAGAGAAAAACTAGTTCCTTTAATCAAAAATATTCATGGTCATGATTCTCATGCTGGAAAGATTCCGAAAAAAGCTGGTAAAAATATTAATGCAAAGAAAATGATTGATAAACTAAAAATGGAATTAGATTTAGCTGTAAATAAAGAAGAGTTTGAAAAAGCTGCTCAGTTGAGAGATAGAATAAAAGATATTCAAATGAAACTTGAGAGGAGCAGTGATTGA
- a CDS encoding CtsR family transcriptional regulator, producing the protein MSKLSNLIEDFIKKLLEDANNGVVEIQRNELAQYFDCAPSQINYVLTTRFSSDKGYFIESRRGGGGYIKIVKVNINRDKYIQDLILNIIGDSITKSKAYGIIESFLEEDIITEREYNIMKVVLSDRTLNSVNCDKNVIRADILKNMLLVLLK; encoded by the coding sequence ATGTCAAAATTAAGTAACCTAATAGAAGATTTTATTAAGAAACTGTTAGAAGACGCTAATAATGGAGTTGTTGAGATACAAAGGAATGAATTGGCACAGTATTTTGATTGTGCCCCGTCTCAAATAAACTATGTATTAACTACGAGGTTTTCATCAGATAAAGGCTATTTTATTGAGAGTAGAAGAGGTGGTGGAGGGTATATAAAGATTGTAAAAGTAAATATTAATAGGGATAAATATATACAAGATCTCATACTAAACATAATAGGAGACTCTATAACTAAGTCCAAAGCATATGGAATAATTGAGAGTTTTCTTGAGGAAGATATTATTACTGAAAGAGAATACAATATTATGAAGGTCGTTCTTTCCGATAGAACTTTAAATAGTGTAAACTGTGACAAAAATGTTATTAGAGCGGATATACTAAAAAATATGCTGCTTGTATTATTAAAATAA
- the fusA gene encoding elongation factor G yields MKEYQTDKIRNVAFLGHGGCGKTTLTEAILFAAGVTKRKGRVEDGNTTSDYDKEEIARQFSIGTSIIPVEWKDSKYNILDTPGYFDFVGEVNSALRVSSGAVLVADASSGIEVGFEKAWSYTEKANKPKIIFLNKMDKENINYDKLINELRDKFGNKIVPFAVPIGESDSFKGFVNIVDLVGRVYNGKDCVDAPVPDGMESTIEPLREMLMESVAEADEVLMEKYFEGEAFTAEEIHAGLRKGVISCDLVPVIIGSAQNNIGIHTLLDVISAYLPSPSDIGVYEGVKPGTTDKIQRKIDKSEAFSAFVFKTIVDPFVGKISLFNVCSGKLVKDMDILNVNKDETERIGSLFLLRGKNQIEVNQLVAGDIGATAKLQFAETGDTLCDKNAPIEYEKIKYPEPCLFLAVEPKAKGDEEKIGSSLQRMTEEDPTFIVQRNTETKQLLIGGQGNMQLAVITNKLKNIFGVDVELKEPKVAYRETIKGTSSVQGKHKKQSGGAGQYGDVHIRFEPSQLDFEFGEEIFGGAVPKQYIPAVEKGLRESIEKGVLAGYPVVNMKAVLFDGSYHPVDSNEMAFKIAASLAFKKGMEQAKPVLLEPIVKVEILVPEEYMGDIMGDMNKRRGRILGMEQQEDGNQLVTAEAPQTEMFKYAIDLRSMTQARGSFRMEFARYEEVPPHISEKIIAEAKAEKE; encoded by the coding sequence ATGAAGGAATATCAAACTGACAAAATAAGAAACGTAGCTTTTTTAGGTCATGGAGGTTGTGGTAAAACTACATTAACAGAAGCCATATTATTTGCAGCAGGAGTTACTAAGAGAAAGGGTAGAGTAGAAGATGGAAATACTACTTCCGACTATGACAAAGAGGAGATTGCAAGACAATTTTCTATAGGAACTTCTATAATCCCTGTGGAATGGAAGGATTCGAAATACAATATTTTAGATACTCCAGGATATTTTGATTTTGTAGGAGAAGTGAACAGTGCTTTAAGAGTGTCATCAGGTGCAGTACTAGTTGCAGATGCATCATCAGGAATTGAAGTAGGCTTTGAGAAGGCTTGGAGTTACACAGAGAAAGCTAATAAGCCAAAAATTATTTTTCTAAATAAGATGGATAAGGAAAATATTAACTATGATAAGCTTATTAATGAGCTTAGAGACAAGTTTGGAAATAAAATAGTACCTTTTGCAGTTCCAATAGGCGAATCAGATTCCTTTAAGGGATTTGTTAATATAGTTGATTTAGTTGGTAGGGTATACAATGGAAAAGACTGTGTAGACGCACCGGTTCCAGATGGTATGGAAAGCACTATAGAACCACTTAGAGAGATGCTTATGGAGTCAGTAGCAGAAGCAGATGAAGTATTAATGGAAAAATACTTTGAAGGTGAAGCTTTTACAGCCGAAGAGATTCATGCTGGGCTTAGGAAGGGAGTTATAAGTTGCGACTTAGTGCCAGTTATTATAGGTTCTGCTCAAAATAATATTGGAATTCATACTCTACTTGACGTGATAAGTGCTTACTTACCTTCACCAAGTGATATTGGTGTTTATGAAGGAGTTAAACCAGGCACAACAGACAAGATTCAAAGAAAAATAGACAAGAGCGAAGCGTTTTCAGCATTTGTATTTAAGACTATAGTGGACCCATTTGTGGGCAAGATTTCATTGTTTAACGTATGTTCAGGAAAACTAGTAAAAGATATGGATATATTAAATGTGAATAAAGACGAAACAGAAAGGATAGGTAGCCTATTCTTATTAAGAGGTAAAAATCAAATAGAAGTTAATCAACTAGTTGCGGGAGATATAGGAGCTACAGCTAAGCTTCAATTTGCAGAGACTGGTGATACACTTTGTGATAAAAATGCTCCTATAGAGTATGAAAAAATTAAATATCCAGAGCCATGTTTATTCTTAGCAGTAGAGCCTAAAGCTAAAGGTGATGAGGAAAAGATAGGTTCTTCGCTTCAAAGAATGACAGAAGAAGATCCTACATTTATAGTTCAAAGAAATACAGAGACAAAGCAACTGCTAATAGGTGGTCAAGGAAACATGCAGCTTGCAGTTATTACTAACAAGTTGAAGAATATATTTGGTGTTGATGTAGAATTGAAGGAGCCAAAAGTTGCGTATAGGGAGACTATAAAAGGTACGTCAAGTGTTCAAGGAAAGCATAAGAAACAGTCTGGTGGTGCAGGACAGTATGGTGATGTTCATATAAGATTTGAGCCTTCACAATTAGACTTTGAATTTGGTGAAGAGATATTTGGAGGAGCAGTGCCTAAACAATATATTCCAGCAGTTGAAAAAGGGCTAAGAGAGTCTATTGAAAAAGGTGTTCTTGCGGGATATCCTGTAGTTAATATGAAAGCAGTACTATTTGATGGTTCATATCATCCTGTTGATTCAAATGAAATGGCATTTAAAATTGCTGCTTCACTTGCATTTAAGAAAGGAATGGAGCAGGCAAAGCCAGTGTTATTAGAACCAATTGTTAAGGTCGAAATACTTGTTCCTGAGGAGTATATGGGAGATATAATGGGAGATATGAACAAGAGAAGAGGTAGAATATTAGGTATGGAGCAGCAGGAAGATGGAAATCAGCTTGTAACTGCTGAAGCTCCACAAACTGAAATGTTCAAATATGCTATAGACCTAAGGTCAATGACTCAGGCAAGAGGAAGTTTTAGAATGGAATTTGCTAGATACGAGGAAGTACCTCCACATATAAGTGAAAAAATAATAGCTGAAGCAAAGGCAGAAAAAGAATAA